The window TATGATGAATATCAATTGAATGCTTGTGTGATGCAAGTGTGAGGTGAAAATTCCTACATCAAAAGTTTCAGATAAACCCTTTGCAGTTGCACTCGTTGAAATCTTGGCAAGAGTCTCtacatgttttataaataaaataaccagCAAGAGGCTATATATGTTATCTACTGTAAAACCAAGAGAGAGCGATACATGTAAGAATGTaagatgataaaaaggaagaatCCAAAGCGGTGGCTTTATCCTCAACGATACAATCATTGTGTGATCAAGCCAGATAAGCCCAAGGAAAACTTTGATGAAAGCAAGAGTCTATACGTTATACATAATAATTCTTTACTGCTTAGTCAAGACTTCAGAATTTAACTTACTATTGGGTAGCAATGCACTATAATATTGAAGGTAAATTGAGTGGTTTAGGCAGCTATAATACTGTAAAAGCCTACACATGTGGCTTTCAAATCTAGAGCAATTCAACAAGGTTAGAGGATTGAAATAGTAATGCTTACATTAGGTGCCCCTGGAATAACTTTGGCCACAGCTTTCTTACATGCTATTAACTCTTCCATCAAGCTATAATTTGTATGTAGACCTAtgggaaggaaaaaaaaaaacaattccaGATTTCAGTCTAATAAGAAGACACAGGAAAGGAGACCAACAGTAAGAACCAGTAGTAAAGGACATGACTTACGTCCAGATGTATCGCATAAAACAATGTCAAAACCACCTTCCTTTCCTCTCTTTACAGCCTGTGATAGAACTATCAGAAAAACACTTCAAGATGATAAGTTAGCATCTACGACGATAAATGATATTGACTTCCAAAAAAATTACAACGTcaagaaaaagacaaagcACTATAATTACTGCATACCTGATGACGCTTTGGCATTCTCTTTTTCAGCAACAACAATCTCACATCCAGTTCTATCTGCCCAAATTTCCAGCTGATCACTAGCAGCTGCTCTAAATGTATCACCCGCTGCCATTAATATCtaccaaaataaattgaaaattattatatttccatcttctaatatatttttttaataagagaCAAACTTTCATTTAGAATATAGGAGAATAATAAAGAGATGCCACACAACAAACAAGACCACTGTATGGATGGATGGCTAGCTGGTCTACCATTTTCTATGAAAGTtggtttctatatttttaaaaaaggaaaaaataaaataaacactaGAGACgcaaagaaatttcaaattacagGCGAAATTCTtcgtaaaaaaattaataaaaaggagaagaaagaagaaaaagaactaaGTTTCATAATGCTGCAGTGCATCATATTCTGTAATACAAGATGAGTCTCTCACAGTCTCACATGCAAATCCACTCTCCTCTTTAACccattaaaattacaatataggGCCTCAAAACGAGTCTCTCTCTCTCGGGTCATATAGCTAAAACGTCATTTTCTAAGAAATACTACTGTATGTAGAGCTACCTCTCTTTCACAAGTATAGAACTActctaaacaaaaataacgTTGATAAATGCCATCTGAAGTAACATCAATTCAACAAGAATAGAAAGAAGTATCATCTCACTTTGGCCCCTTCGTTTTTCAATCTAAAAGCCAGCTTTCCTGCAACATAgagttgtaaatatattatttggtAGTTTGAGTAATAACAGTGCAAACAAGTATTATCCGATTGAGCAAATGGACGGAGATGTAGGACGGAGATGTAGATAGTTTGTAACATACAATATttaacaactttttaaaaggaaataaactATGTTTGAGTCACATGTACGTCGAAGCAAATAGTCGTCTaccgttttttaaaaaagaaaatcacaagAACCAAGGTTTGAACCATGTTAACTTCTTTGGTAAAAGAAACGTTTCATTAACAAATGTAAATGGGGAGGAACCCCAAACACCAAAAGGTGATTACATCAAAGAGTACCAATTACTGACTAAAAATATAAGCTGTATCGAGTAAAAGTGTGCTTTGTTTTGCACCAAGAAAATGAACCATGTTAACTCTAGGTCTTACCAAGGGATGTTGTCTTTCCACCCCCGTTAACGCCAACTATCATAATCACAGCTGGTTTGCTGATGACAAATTAAGAATAGAATCAGAAACAGTGCTTGAAATGGCATGTTTAGTTTGATAGATTGCACAAACTAAAAACCATAAAGAAAACACACCGGAATCCAAGTTGAAGGTCAGTTTTGCTCCCCTTCCCTTTCAACAACTCCAAGACATTCTTCTTTAACGCTTCCTAGGATCATTTTGATCAATGTATAACAAGTTTGATCGAGCGCAACAGATTATttggaaatggaaatatcaAACTGAAAATCAATGGAATCTTCCATCAAATTGCCCAACCACAACCAAACTGAcccttcaaaattaaataaaaaactccATGATTCAAAAACCAAAGCAGTGCATAAAATTGTTGACTAAAACCtatatgaatataaaatcTTTATATGTAGAATTTCTCCATAGTGGAAAGACAGGTAAATTTAGTGCCCCACTAGTGCTTGATTTAACAGTAAACCTTTCTTTCTATCTCAGACAACATATGAACTCATTACCTTTATTTCACTACCAGATTTAAGCTTCCCAGCCAATATGTCATCACGCAAGCTGTCCACGATCTTAATGGTGATCCTTGGCCCGAAATCAGAAACCAATAATGCctacaaaatttcaacaacaCGATTAACTATAGATTTCATTTGCCTTACATATGATTTTTCGAAAGACTCCAATCTCCCGAAATAAAAGGAGTACCTACTTATATGGATGAACAAAGGCATATCCAAATTACAAAAGCAATACAAATTTCAGTAATAAGAGAGTATAGGATTTAAACTCATTCTAGGAAAAAAAAGACCTGAGAAAGAAGAGATATAAGTAAACCAAAACAGAATTACATTTCTATTGAATCCACATTCtggaaaacaaaacttaagaGAATAGTGGTTAAGTGCTGACAAATTCGGAGTTCGAACAATCCAATTCATGAACAGAACTGCTTTCCTTTTGCGGGAAATGCTTCCTTGATTGAGACGAAGATAAACCAAAAGAGACAACAGAAAAGGAACAGAAGATAAACCTCTTCGAGTTCGTCGAGAACTCTATCGGTTTCCGCGAGGTTCCAATACAGAAGAAGCTCATCGATAACAGCAAGGTTGTCTCGGGTTTTTGAGAAGCCTGAGAAGACCTTCTCCACATCACTTTTGGCCTTCTCCTTCAGCAGCCTGCCAAGCCGAGTGAAGAATCCCGTCTGACCGGCAGAGCATCTGAAACGAGAACCATCGCCGTGGATTCGCCGGAAAGGAGTTGTTGGCCGGAGCGATGGAACAAATAAGCTTCGGGGTGAAGGATTTGAGAGAAAGGATAGTTGAGAGAGTGAGGCCGCGGCCATAACTTTTTTCCAGCTCCGAGAACGGGAACGCCAGATGGATAAACTACTCCTAGAAATGTGATAAACGACGCCGTTTTGATTGGTTAATCGTACTCTTCGAACGTCGTcgttttgttttagaaatagGACCAAATTCAACACTAAGGCTCAAATCATCGCAAAGTCCATCAAGATTTGTAAGAGCAAGAACTCCAAATAGGAACTCCGATCACTACGCCGCCTCTACTCCGGCAGAATGCCGCCGTCTCCGCCACTGGAACTCTAACCGTTGCTTTTGAAGCGATCGCCGGTTCCGAGTCCGATTCCAGTTCCTTAACTCTCACTGAAATGTTAACGATTCCATTTCGTTCACCATTTCCATCTCTCAATCTATAACTCAGTAAATGTAAATAACTTTCCGGCCTATACCGTCCGAGAAAATCCGACACCGGAACGTTCGCAGTTCCAACGATCCTGTTCCTCGAATTAGAACAATAATGCACCTCGATCGTCAAGAACACTGTATCCACCGGAATCTCCAACCCCATTTTCTCATTCCACAACGGATAACTGCCGCCTCGTTCGTCAATATTTTCTGTACTTCCACCGCCGCCGCCAAAGCTCTGGCGATCGAACTTGACGGTCGCGAATGTCTTCCTCTTCACAGGCTTCCTATCGATTCGCAAATCCTCCCCTGAGACGACGGTGATTTCAATACTCCGGAACGACGTCGTCGCCATAGTTTAGAGTACACTGGAAACCGATCGGgggaaaaaagttgaaaggaGTGAAGTAAAGTGACCGAAACCAAGGAATTGAAGAGTGGGAAGTGATCGGAACAAACATTTTGTTGGCGGATATAGATTGAAGGAAGTTTATAGGCGATTTCCGATTGGAAATTTTGGAGGAAAAAATGATCAACTCGCCTTCCGACGTCAGAATGATGACGCTTAAACGGTGAcagactttttttctttcttttttatgacaaACGAAATtgtgaataattttgttttaataaattttaaattattaaatcaaattttgtaatattataaCTGTGGAATAAtgaataaagttttattttataattataagtatttgacaattattatttaaaccgAGTATGAGTTGGTCGAACCGTTAGGTCGGTTTTTACTGtgatttcaatttttcctAAATCCACCTCTTACCAACCTACCTTCTTCTTTATGGTTCGGTTAGTTCGGTTCATTTTTTTGTCTACCCCTATTTATGTcgtaaataataaagtgtatCATATAGTTTGTTAAATGAACTTAGTATATtgtatagtttgtaaataataaagtgtatCGTAAATGTGAATTTAGCTTAACGATAATTAGTATAATCTTTCTCCTAAATGTCAAAGATTTAATCTCTCAAATTGTTgtgttgataaaaaaataaatgtagttacatattagttttgattgaaatttgtatctacatttttaaaatggctTCACTGTTACCGATGCGTTTGATTTGCCTAAAGTCATAAATTTAATCCCTCTAatttttgtgttaaaaaacttaaatgcaATTACGTATTGGTTTGATTGAAATTCATATATCGAATTT of the Cucumis sativus cultivar 9930 chromosome 3, Cucumber_9930_V3, whole genome shotgun sequence genome contains:
- the LOC101205155 gene encoding cell division protein FtsY homolog, chloroplastic, whose product is MAAASLSQLSFLSNPSPRSLFVPSLRPTTPFRRIHGDGSRFRCSAGQTGFFTRLGRLLKEKAKSDVEKVFSGFSKTRDNLAVIDELLLYWNLAETDRVLDELEEALLVSDFGPRITIKIVDSLRDDILAGKLKSGSEIKEALKKNVLELLKGKGSKTDLQLGFRKPAVIMIVGVNGGGKTTSLGKLAFRLKNEGAKILMAAGDTFRAAASDQLEIWADRTGCEIVVAEKENAKASSVLSQAVKRGKEGGFDIVLCDTSGRLHTNYSLMEELIACKKAVAKVIPGAPNEILQVLDGTTGLNMLPQAREFNDVVGITGLILTKLDGSARGGCVVSVVDELGIPVKFVGVGEGLEDLQPFDPEAFVDAIFS
- the LOC101214051 gene encoding BON1-associated protein 2 — translated: MATTSFRSIEITVVSGEDLRIDRKPVKRKTFATVKFDRQSFGGGGGSTENIDERGGSYPLWNEKMGLEIPVDTVFLTIEVHYCSNSRNRIVGTANVPVSDFLGRYRPESYLHLLSYRLRDGNGERNGIVNISVRVKELESDSEPAIASKATVRVPVAETAAFCRSRGGVVIGVPIWSSCSYKS